The following proteins are co-located in the Triticum aestivum cultivar Chinese Spring chromosome 1A, IWGSC CS RefSeq v2.1, whole genome shotgun sequence genome:
- the LOC123191176 gene encoding septin and tuftelin-interacting protein 1 homolog, translated as MALLKRSFTAALLDEGDDPSYPLKMPGSLARTTAPVAKMMRLWNYKQGSGLGAHGQGIIAPIKAIQHCSTAGIGHSEKTYKNGLHGAPAPSPPAHDEWHESAAVSRALRLERECYEKTLALLRDAKLQGDDSAETAEALAAIVESEEVLRGKKRAQGAWRAALPPSAVRHIVEQVLTPRIAMKAPEWEPLWSPGCGHWLRPWIPLIGHLPESLYATVESKISGGCYDVISPWKDYLAPTQWEIFSRRHVLLRLTRWLQQLKITPPKQRDTKFREVMSWMPLVRTEDVVSILEQEFFGKWESALRHWLQSARPPCNVI; from the coding sequence ATGGCGCTACTGAAGCGCAGCTTCACCGCAGCGCTGCTCGACGAGGGCGACGACCCGTCGTACCCGTTGAAGATGCCGGGCAGCCTCGCGCGCACCACCGCGCCGGtggccaagatgatgcggctgtgGAACTACAAGCAAGGCTCGGGCCTCGGTGCCCACGGCCAAGGCATCATCGCCCCTATAAAGGCTATCCAGCATTGCTCAACCGCCGGCATCGGCCACTCCGAAAAGACGTACAAGAACGGCCTGCATGGCgcgccggcgccgtcgccgccagcCCACGACGAGTGGCACGAGTCGGCGGCCGTCTCACGGGCCCTGCGCCTCGAGCGGGAGTGCTACGAGAAGACCCTCGCGCTGCTGCGCGACGCGAAGCTTCAAGGCGACGACAGCGCGGAGACGGCGGAGGCGCTGGCCGCTATCGTCGAGTCCGAGGAGGTGCTCCGGGGGAAGAAGCGCGCGCAGGGCGCGTGGAGGGCCGCGCTGCCTCCTTCCGCCGTGCGACACATCGTGGAGCAGGTGCTCACGCCGAGGATCGCCATGAAGGCGCCAGAGTGGGAGCCGTTGTGGAGCCCGGGCTGCGGCCACTGGCTACGCCCGTGGATCCCCTTGATCGGACACTTGCCGGAGAGCCTCTACGCCACCGTGGAGAGCAAGATCAGCGGCGGCTGCTACGACGTCATCTCCCCATGGAAAGACTACTTGGCCCCGACGCAGTGGGAGATCTTCTCCCGGCGTCACGTCCTGCTCAGGCTCACGCGGTGGCTGCAACAGCTGAAGATCACACCACCAAAGCAGCGCGACACTAAGTTCCGCGAGGTGatgtcgtggatgcctctggtgcgCACCGAAGACGTGGTGTCGATCCTAGAGCAGGAGTTTTTCGGCAAATGGGAGAGCGCGCTGCGTCACTGGCTGCAGTCCGCGAGGCCACCGTGTAATGTAATATGA
- the LOC123191186 gene encoding 1-aminocyclopropane-1-carboxylate oxidase, whose amino-acid sequence MVVPVIDFSKLDRVERAETMAQIADGCENWGFFQLVNHGIPLELLDRVKKVCSESYRLREAAFRSSEPVQTLERLVEAERRGEAVAPVDDMDWEDIFYLHDDNQWPSDPPAFKETMREYRAELKKLAERVMEAMDENLGLDKGRMKAAFTGDGLHAPFFGTKVSHYPPCPRPDLITGLRAHTDAGGVILLFQDDKVGGLEVLKDGEWLDVQPLADAIVVNTGDQVEVLSNGRYRSAWHRVLPMRNGNRRSIASFYNPAFEAAISPAVGEGGATAYPDYVFGDYMDVYNKQKFDAKEPRFEAVKAPKAA is encoded by the coding sequence ATGGTTGTTCCGGTGATCGACTTCTCCAAGCTCGACCGCGTCGAGAGGGCGGAGACCATGGCGCAGATCGCCGACGGCTGCGAGAACTGGGGCTTCTTCCAGCTGGTGAACCACGGCATCCCGCTGGAGCTCCTTGACCGCGTCAAGAAGGTGTGCTCCGAGAGCTACCGCCTCCGGGAGGCGGCGTTCCGGTCGTCGGAGCCGGTGCAGACGCTGGAGAGGCTGGTGGAGGCggagcggcgcggcgaggcggtggcGCCGGTGGACGACATGGACTGGGAGGACATCTTCTACCTCCACGACGACAACCAGTGGCCCTCCGACCCGCCGGCCTTCAAGGAGACCATGCGGGAGTACCGCGCCGAGCTCAAGAAGCTCGCGGAGCGGGTCATGGAGGCCATGGACGAGAACCTCGGCCTGGACAAGGGCCGCATGAAGGCCGCCTTCACCGGCGACGGCCTCCACGCCCCGTTCTTCGGCACCAAGGTCAGCCACTACCCGCCGTGCCCGCGCCCGGACCTCATCACCGGGCTCCGCGCGCACACCGACGCCGGCGGCGTCATCCTGCTGTTCCAGGACGACAAGGTCGGCGGCCTCGAGGTGCTCAAGGACGGCGAGTGGCTGGACGTGCAGCCGCTCGCCGACGCCATCGTCGTCAACACCGGCGACCAGGTGGAGGTGCTCAGCAACGGCCGCTACCGCAGCGCGTGGCACCGCGTCCTGCCCATGCGCAACGGCAACCGCCGCTCCATCGCGTCCTTCTACAACCCGGCGTTCGAGGCGGCCATCTCGCCGGCGGTGGGCGAAGGTGGCGCCACCGCGTACCCGGACTACGTGTTCGGGGATTACATGGACGTGTACAACAAGCAGAAGTTCGATGCCAAGGAGCCAAGATTCGAGGCCGTCAAGGCGCCAAAGGCAGCTTAA